The following is a genomic window from Anaerobaca lacustris.
CGGCGCTCCGCACGGCGGAGCGGTTCGCTCTACCCGGTTGTCAATCGGCCGGTCCGCCACGGGCCGGCGTCGCGTCTCGCGGCGGCGAGACAGGGTCAATATAAACCATGGATCAAGTTATGTCAATAAAAAAACACATAACATTGCAATTTACGTAAAGCATTTCAGGCCAAGGACTCGCCCGTTTCGGCGGTGTCGTTGTATCGACCGGGGGGGCCGCGAGGGCGGCCTTTGGAGGGTTGAGATGGAGGGTTGACAGGGGCGGATCGGGTCTCTACGATTCTCGCATTGGGACAGGCCGATTTTATGGACAGAAGGTCGGGAGCCGTAGCTATGGCATCGCTTATCGTCACATCGGGCAGGCAGGAGGGCGATTACTATCCACTCGGGCGGCGGACCAACGTGGTCGGGCGGGATGAGGCGCTGCTGATCCAGGTTCTGGACAACATGGTCTCGCGCAAGCACCTGCAGATCCGGTTCGACGAGAAGACGGGCAAGTACTACGCCTACGACATGAAGAGCCGCAACGGGGTGTATGTCAACAACCAGCGGATCTCCGGCGAGACGCCCCTGGCTGACGGCGACGTCATCCTGGTGGGCCTGACGAGCCTGCTGTTTCTCGACAAGGATTTCAAGGACAAAGACAGCGCGCTGCTGCACTACCGGAAGGTGGGCGAGCGGATGCGCGTCACGGTGTACGGGCCGCAGGAGATCGACGAGGTCGATCGCGGCCAGGGGGAGACCGGGCACCCGATCAAGTGGTGACGATCGAATAGGCAAATCGGAACAAGGAGGTGCGCATGGATCGACGCGAGATGCTGGGGGCTATCGGATTCGGTGCAGCGGGGCTGCTCGGATGGGCGGGCCGGCAGGAGGATGCCTCGGCGGCGCAGTACGCCCAGGCGACGAAGGGTCTGCCTGCTCTGAAGATCACCGATGTCAAAGCGATCGTCACTGCCCCGCAGGGCATCCGTCTGTGCGTGGTGAAGGTCGAGACGAGCGAGCCCGGGCTGTACGGGCTCGGCTGCGCGACGTTCAATCAGAGGACATTGCCCGTGGTCTCGGCCGTCGATGACTATCTCAGGCCGTTCGCGAAGGGCCGTGACGCCGACAACATCGAGGACATGTGGCAGAACGCCTACACGAGTTCTTATTGGCGAAACGGCCCGGTGCTCAACAACGCCTTGAGCGGGCTGGACCAGGCCCTGTGGGACATCAAGGG
Proteins encoded in this region:
- a CDS encoding FHA domain-containing protein codes for the protein MASLIVTSGRQEGDYYPLGRRTNVVGRDEALLIQVLDNMVSRKHLQIRFDEKTGKYYAYDMKSRNGVYVNNQRISGETPLADGDVILVGLTSLLFLDKDFKDKDSALLHYRKVGERMRVTVYGPQEIDEVDRGQGETGHPIKW